A window of Panicum virgatum strain AP13 chromosome 8K, P.virgatum_v5, whole genome shotgun sequence contains these coding sequences:
- the LOC120645964 gene encoding scarecrow-like protein 33, whose product MLLPKQNKFRGDVQANQMLRESNNHTGDKKRNDRDNHMEEQIRTSKAAKRINDPEENCANEMLDELMLRAYETCIKGMEELRVSMDNKMEKENRKRFNKAVKDNVVDIRTLLISCAQAMATNNHMGACELLKKIKKHASATGDVTQRVAQCFTKGLEARLVGTGSQLWQLLMAERLSIVEFLKAYRLYFAACCFNKVALSFSTMTIFHAMVGKRKLHVVDYGMHFGFQWAGLLRLLASREGDLPEVRITAIGPPRLKSCPAERIEELGCRLSKYAHEFGLASFKFHTIMKKWEDVRIEDLNTDADEVLVVNDLFSFNTLMDESVFFDRQSPRDTVLNNINKMRPDVFIQSVLNCSCGSSFLTRFREVMSYYIAIFDMLDATTPRESESRVVLEQFVLGRPALNIIACEGPDLVERPEKYRQWQVRNQRAGLRQLPLKSRIVEVVKDTVRKHHHKDFLICEDGQWLLQGWMGRVLFAHSTWVAQDTSSQ is encoded by the coding sequence ATGCTCTTGCCCAAGCAAAACAAGTTTAGAGGGGATGTGCAGGCAAATCAGATGCTCCGGGAAAGCAACAATCATACTGGGGACAAGAAGAGGAATGATAGGGATAACCATATGGAGGAGCAAATAAGGACCAGCAAAGCTGCAAAGAGGATCAATGATCCAGAGGAGAATTGTGCCAATGAGATGCTTGATGAATTGATGCTGCGTGCCTACGAGACATGCATCAAGGGCATGGAGGAGCTGCGTGTCTCCATGGACAACAAGATGGAGAAGGAAAACAGGAAGAGATTTAACAAAGCGGTAAAGGACAATGTGGTGGACATACGCACATTGCTGATCTCTTGTGCGCAAGCAATGGCAACAAATAACCATATGGGGGCATGTGAGCTATTGAAGAAAATCAAGAAACATGCATCGGCAACAGGGGATGTCACGCAACGGGTAGCTCAGTGTTTCACCAAGGGGCTAGAGGCACGGCTAGTGGGCACAGGTAGCCAGCTTTGGCAGTTGCTCATGGCAGAGCGTCTCTCTATCGTGGAGTTCCTCAAGGCCTACAGACTTTACTTCGCAGCCTGCTGCTTCAACAAGGTGGCGCTCAGTTTTTCAACGATGACAATCTTTCATGCCATGGTGGGTAAGAGGAAGCTACATGTTGTGGATTACGGTATGCATTTTGGCTTCCAATGGGCTGGCTTGCTCCGCTTACTGGCGAGTAGAGAAGGTGACCTACCAGAGGTGAGGATCACCGCCATAGGCCCCCCCAGGCTCAAGTCCTGTCCAGCAGAGCGGATTGAGGAGCTAGGGTGCCGGCTCAGCAAATATGCTCATGAGTTCGGCTTGGCTTCTTTCAAGTTCCACACAATCATGAAAAAGTGGGAGGATGTTCGCATTGAAGACTTGAACACCGACGCAGATGAGGTGCTTGTCGTGAATGACCTCTTCagtttcaacaccttgatggaCGAGAGTGTATTCTTCGACAGACAAAGCCCTAGGGATACCGTCCTTAATAATATCAATAAGATGAGGCCGGACGTGTTCATCCAGAGCGTTTTGAATTGTTCATGTGGTTCTTCATTCCTGACAAGGTTTCGAGAGGTGATGTCCTATTACATCGCAATATTTGACATGCTAGATGCAACCACGCCAAGGGAGAGCGAATCTCGAGTGGTGCTGGAGCAGTTCGTGCTTGGTCGTCCTGCATTGAACATCATTGCCTGTGAGGGCCCGGACTTGGTGGAACGCCCAGAGAAGTATAGGCAGTGGCAGGTGAGAAACCAACGGGCAGGGCTGAGGCAGCTGCCTTTGAAATCAAGAATTGTAGAGGTAGTGAAAGATACAGTCCGGAAGCACCACCACAAGGACTTTTTGATCTGTGAGGATGGCCAATGGCTTCTACAAGGGTGGATGGGGCGTGTCCTCTTTGCACACTCGACATGGGTAGCCCAAGACACCTCTTCTCAATGA
- the LOC120645213 gene encoding probable serine/threonine-protein kinase PBL21, which translates to MALWNAVGQVGSIAQLAGVDAYGLISMIVEAARTVKRNREICQLLARRAKMIGDLLEQLERTQLMQHMETRNPVELLEETLRHAYVLIASCRDDSYLYSCCMGVKRADQLREVQNEITFYLQLFPLVSFVDNTRTWERLLSRACPLCSRETTDDLHAVHHAEHEDRLRTEGLMANGFENLGTHPPSKPEEEKTEGQVMNMRRLANLMGGAKGAELLHFSFSQILAATDNLSDGNLMGNGGFGCVYKGKLSNGVRIAVKRRDASSFQGPHEFRTEIESIPNLRHKNIIALLGCCVQAEESILIYEYMPNKCLASVIADETKRGLLNWSKRLQIIKGIADGLFYLHGHSQMHIVHRDVKASNILLDHEMNAKITDFGLALMLAPNTTAEVAVMGTYGYVDPEYVATGIISEKADVYGFGIVLLEIISGKLIQSYNLKVKGHRGLPLPDYAHKYQTKLHKLVDPLLRAKKHESSQIMECLKVALLCINHLAKHRPTMAEVVTMLGSIGVSPWQ; encoded by the exons ATGGCACTGTGGAACGCAGTGGGTCAGGTGGGCAGCATCGCGCAGCTCGCTGGGGTCGACGCGTATGGGCTGATCTCGATGATTGTGGAGGCGGCGCGGACGGTTAAGAGGAACCGGGAGATCTGCCAGCTGCTGGCACGCCGTGCAAAGATGATCGGGGACCTTCTGGAGCAGCTCGAACGGACACAGCTGATGCAGCACATGGAGACTAGGAACCCAGTGGAACTACTAGAGGAGACGCTTCGGCACGCGTATGTTCTTATCGCGTCCTGTCGTGATGATAGCTATCTGTATAGCTGCTGTATGGGAGTGAAGCGGGCTGATCAGCTCCGTGAGGTGCAGAATGAGATTACCTTCTACCTCCAGCTTTTCCCCCTTGTCAGCTTTGTCGATAACACCCGAACTTGGGAGCGGCTTCTGAGCAGGGCTTGTCCTTTGTGCTCAAgg GAAACTACAGATGATTTACATGCAGTACATCATGCGGAACATGAAGATAG GCTCAGAACAGAGGGTCTCATGGctaatggatttgaaaattTGGGAACTCATCCTCCCTCAAAACCCGAGGAAGAGAAAACAGAAG GCCAAGTCATGAACATGAGACGATTGGCAAATCTCATGGGCGGTGCGAAAGGAGCAGAATTATTGCATTTTAGCTTCTCTCAGATTTTGGCTGCAACAGACAACTTATCAGATGGAAATTTGATGGGAAATGGTGGATTTGGCTGTGTTTACAAG GGAAAACTCTCTAATGGTGTTCGTATCGCAGTCAAAAGACGTGATGCATCTTCATTTCAAGGGCCACATGAGTTCAGAACTGAGATTGAATCTATTCCAAATCTTCGACATAAAAACATAATTGCTCTACTTGGGTGTTGTGTTCAAGCAGAAGAAAGCATACTTATATATGAATACATGCCAAATAAATGCTTGGCGTCTGTCATTGCTG atgAAACAAAAAGGGGATTGCTAAATTGGTCTAAGCGTCTTCAAATAATCAAAGGGATAGCAGATGGTCTTTTTTATCTGCACGGGCATTCTCAGATGCATATTGTCCACAGGGACGTAAAAGCAAGCAACATCCTGTTGGACCATGAAATGAATGCTAAGATTACTGATTTTGGTCTGGCACTAATGTTGGCTCCAAATACGACTGCAGAGGTGGCTGTTATGGGCACATA TGGTTATGTAGATCCTGAATATGTTGCTACTGGAATTATCTCAGAGAAGGCTGATGTATATGGTTTTGGTATAGTACTTCTTGAGATAATAAGTGGAAAGCTTATTCAGTCCTATAACTTGAAGGTGAAGGGCCATCGAGGGCTACCGCTTCCTGATTAT GCACACAAGTACCAAACGAAACTACACAAGCTTGTTGATCCATTGTTGCGTGCGAAAAAGCATGAAAGCTCTCAGATAATGGAATGTCTGAAGGTGGCGCTGTTATGCATTAACCATCTTGCCAAGCATCGGCCTACCATGGCAGAAGTTGTTACCATGCTTGGCAGTATCGGCGTATCACCCTGGCAATAG
- the LOC120645214 gene encoding cell number regulator 13-like — MLPLNRTIFFLPSTIFDSLLIRSYHHQSKAKGKKMALVGEVATVAQLVGLDASSLITMIAEAARTVRRNRATCRQLARRVEMIGALLRRLQDAQPMRQPETRAPVEELEETLRRAYLLVRSCQRRGYAYRCFMGARHADELREVQGEIAFYLQLFPLVSYVDATLNWVRLLNKADETSSCQEAPVVRPYLVLFLLLSCDGCCLAFVQGVWLGNWYSTHTVYTSSANV; from the exons ATGCTCCCTCTCAACCgcaccatcttcttcctcccctccacCATCTTTGATTCTTTGCTCATCCGTTCCTACCACCACCAAAGCAAAGCCAAAGGCAAGAAGATGGCTCTGGTCGGGGAGGTCGCCACGGTGGCGCAGCTGGTGGGGCTCGACGCCTCCAGCCTCATCACGATGATCGCCGAGGCGGCGCGCACGGTGCGCCGGAACCGCGCCACCTGCCGGCAGCTGGCGCGGCGGGTGGAGATGATAGGCGCGCTGCTCCGGCGGCTGCAGGACGCGCAGCCGATGCGGCAGCCGGAGACGCGGGCGCCCgtggaggagctggaggagacGCTCCGGCGGGCGTACCTGCTCGTGCGCTCCTGCCAGCGCCGCGGGTACGCGTACCGGTGCTTCATGGGGGCGCGccacgccgacgagctccgcgAGGTGCAGGGTGAGATCGCCTTCTACCTCCAGCTCTTCCCCCTTGTCAGCTACGTCGACGCCACGCTCAACTGGGTCAGGCTTCTCAACAAGGCCGATGAAACCTCGTCTTGCCAAGAG GCACCTGTGGTAAGACCATATCTCGTGCTGTTCCTGTTACTCTCGTGCGATGGATGCTGCTTAGCATTTGTTCAGGGAGTATGGCTTGGTAATTGGTACAGTACACACACAGTTTACACCTCCTCTGCTAATGTTTAA